DNA from Elaeis guineensis isolate ETL-2024a chromosome 2, EG11, whole genome shotgun sequence:
ATACATAATAAACTGCTTCAAGGGGCAGGATATactattatatacatatatgtgtataggGATATACGATGGAATGTATGAAGACAAGAGCTCCTCTGCTTCCAATTATGGAGAAGAAATGGGCATGTCCATTGGCCTTGAGCACTACTGTCTGCATCATTTTCCTTGTCACCTCCATGAATATGGGCCTCCTCTCCCCCCTCCCCAGCATCTTCTCCAACTTCAAAGCCTGGAATTTGACGGGCCCGAGTCCTGAGTTTGTGGAAATCAAATTTTCCAGTAACCCGCCACCGCCTGCCGGCCCATCGATTCCCCGGCTGGCCTACTTTGTCTCGGGATCGAAGGGTGACTTGGATTGCCTATGGAGGACATTGCAGGCTCTCTACCACCCTCGGAATCTCTATGTGGTCCATCTGGACTTGGAATCCCCTCCTGCTGAGAGATCGGAATTGGCTTCTCGGGTGGCCAATGAAACAGTTTATCAGAAGGTCGGCAATGTTCATGTGATTACTAAGGCTAATATGGTTACATATCGAGGGCCGACCATGGTTGCCAATACTCTTCATGCTTGTGCTATACTTCTCAAGAAGAGCAAGGATTGGGATTGGTTCATAAACCTCAGTGCCTCCGATTATCCTCTCATGACGCAAGATGGTGCGTGTAGGCCTTTTGGATCTCCTCTGCTTTGAATTGTTGTTGGTTTGATTCATTGTTCTGTGTAGTAATTTTAATGATTTATGTTTGTGGGTGTAGATATCCTCCATACCTTCTCATCACTGCCTAGGAATCTGAATTTTGTCGAGCACACGAGTCGATTGGGATGGAAGGCGTAAGCAACATCATTCTATCATCTTTTAGGCCTCATGGTAGTTTCTTTTTTGCAGTCTGAACTGAAGAAATCTTGTGGCATAACAAGAGAATTTGGTTTTGTTGGTGGTGTTACAGTATGCAGAGGGCAAAGCCATTAATCATAGACCCTGGGCTCTATATGTCCAAGAAAAAGGAAATCTTCTCGGTGACTCCCAATAGAGAGCTACCAACTGCATTTAAGCTGTTTACAGGTAAACTCTCTACTAAATCATGTTAGTTTTGGCTAGGGAAAGGGCAGCTTTCTCATTCATACATTTCGATCTCTGGAATCTTCTCTAAGACCTTACTCTTTCCAGAAAACTAGAATTCGATACATCATCTAACTTAATCTGATCGACCCTGTACCTTCTTCGGCTAGTAAATATTCAAGGTCATTCT
Protein-coding regions in this window:
- the LOC140855833 gene encoding beta-glucuronosyltransferase GlcAT14A-like, which produces MECMKTRAPLLPIMEKKWACPLALSTTVCIIFLVTSMNMGLLSPLPSIFSNFKAWNLTGPSPEFVEIKFSSNPPPPAGPSIPRLAYFVSGSKGDLDCLWRTLQALYHPRNLYVVHLDLESPPAERSELASRVANETVYQKVGNVHVITKANMVTYRGPTMVANTLHACAILLKKSKDWDWFINLSASDYPLMTQDDILHTFSSLPRNLNFVEHTSRLGWKAMQRAKPLIIDPGLYMSKKKEIFSVTPNRELPTAFKLFTGSAWMALTREFVEYCVWGWDNLPRTLLMYYTNFVSSPEGYFQTVICNAPEFAGTVVNHDLHYIAWDVPPKQHPHVLSLADVPKMIGSNAPFARKFGTNVTVLDKIDADLLGRNNGSFIPGGWCVGNPPCSEIGDPTQLKPGPGAHRLAKLMKRIVHLKTPGWNQCK